In the Pocillopora verrucosa isolate sample1 chromosome 4, ASM3666991v2, whole genome shotgun sequence genome, GATATTATCCCGCGCCAGTGTTGTGTTGATATATGGCTTGATAGTTTCTGGCAAAGGAATGATCCCATGCCCACATCGGTGTGGCATCTGGATAAGTTGAACATTGTTTGGCATACCGTAATAGTATTTGCTTGGGTGGTTTTTGTAGTCCTGGAGTAACTCCGTAAATGATGTCCTGGCCAAAAGTGTCAATAAGGGGCCGGATGCGATCAGGATATTCTGCTGGGATTTGTGTGTTGCCAGTTAAGAGAGTGTATAGAAACGCATCTAGTTCTTCTGGAGGTTTGACTGCACTTTCACATAGCTCAGCAGGTTTCGGAGGCTATGACATCGTACTAATATTTGGGAGAAGTGCATCACGGAAGTACAGGCCAGCTTGCtgaatttccttgatttaaGATGGACAGATTTTGGGGTAGAACAAAAAGCTTTTTATTATCCAGGAGATCTTCAATTGCAATAAGCCACCCAATTCTGTTTCCAACTTTCTTCGAAAATTTTCAGTGTGGATTTGAGTATTTCAGTAGCGTACATTGATCGCATGTAAGACGTCAGCTTCTCTCAGGTCAACCACCTGATAAGCCTTGGATTTTCCAATATATGTCATCGAAGAAACTCAAACAATTGGTCAAAGCTTTACGATGTCAAAATAACTTGTTAATATTCGATCACCGGCTTTCGAATGTTGGCAAGTATTTAGGCTAATgaacagaaaataataattagtctttatttttgtttcctttgttagTAAGCTTTAACTTTTAGAAGCCTAATCTCTCTACATTTTGGACGAAATGCGTCATAAAACGTCAAGGTTACACAAGAACTTCAACGCACTTACCAGGCAGCGATGCCGCCATCTTGGAAATTATTCATGATGCTTTTCGAGTTTCACTCTATGTTTTGATatagttttctttcaaataaaatcGTAAAATTGTGGCTTttagcaaaaaattattttgaaataatgtttTATGTTGAAGATACTGAGTTACCTTctataaagaaaaaacgaaGAAGTCATTTGAAATAATCGTTTTATTGTCAGCCTTATTTCCACGTTTAAGCAGCATCTTTTGAAATAAAGGAGCACACAAGAAAATGATGAGAGCTATACTCTTTCACGGTTGCTATCGAGTGAATTTGATAAGTCTTTCACATAATCTTTCATCAGGTAACACTCACATTTTCTACCCCGAGTGGTAATGAGAACCTACTCTGGCTCATGGACTTTTTTTGTTGCGTACACAACACGCGTGCTAAGGTGTCTTTCAATCGAAGGATTTCACACTGAACATGATCCAGTTTGCTAAATCAAGCTAgcgattgttttttttttcggataaaAGGAAGGTTcacattgtgcaatttttaaGCCGGTGTTGTTTCAAGATTTTGATTTTgcttcactaaaaaaaaaataaagtaaaaatggcatttctttctttctgtaaCAACTTTGAGCTCAAGTCGTATTTTTTAGTTATTGCCTTTAGTCAGTAAAATGATATTCATCTTACAATTGGAGTGTTGAACACAACGGATGATAGTCATGAGTTTTTGGACAAGATTCAGCTCCCAGCATTGGGTATTTATCATTTAACCATATATCACACACACTGGAGGCACTTGACTTCATCTTCTTATGCAACAGGCACAGTCACAGTGGCCATGGCATCAAGCAAGTTAGGAGCTCTTACCTCCATTTCTTTAATAAGCTGCTCCAAGTGAAATCTTCATGGGAAGACTAGCATGGTACTATTCCTTGTTAAATGTATGACATAGAGGCCAGACCTTCCAGGCTTCTGCACTGTTCATCGACTTCCTCTTAAAACTGTAATCTGACGCATGCTTTGACACAAGGTAGCAACATGATAGTCTTTAATGTTGCAGCTGGAATGCTTGTCTGCGATACAACCCATAGCTTATAtacttcatccttttttttttaaatttaacatttGCGTGTTCTCTCAGCTGAATATAAAACAGAATGTAACTTTCTTAACATTGgtaattattttcactttgaatgAGACTCTCTAGAATGTTTCTTATCAGGgtaaattggacaaaaattCGACATGGAATTTTGAATGACACAAAAGTATAATGtggttgtgaaaaaaaaaatgttaatcacAAAACAAGCTGTAAATGTAGTaatattgttaaaagacaaaattgacttctagcaagaattttcattataggTGCTTTTTGACTTATTGAAATGTTgaaaatgaatagaaataatatattaccataagccattcagtaaaaattataagaagccagttgatcatttctttttccttttagcGGTCTTATTTTaacacgttcgacacctctttttcttagaggtgaccTGAGGTGTAAACATGTAGTACTTCTCACCCTctgcactgaatttataatcagggAACTTATACGAATAGGACATTGCTCTCTTGgaggcggtaccttgggtacgctCTTCCTTCCCTGAATTCTCTGTTTATTCTGTCGTTATGTAGCAGTCTTCGAGGACTGTTTTCTCTTAGGGTATCTCCtcaactttgattttaattctgttggtgggtttattataatttttgtattgtcaatcttgtttctgttttgccCGAACTTGACTGTAAGACTGAGAAATTTGAGgtagaaaatcattttgtaaagcgtaaacatctcgaaggtacctacttagtatgcgaactccacTCTGCGTAGCTTGACGTGATCCGCTAGTTAGTtaggttagagattgacagctcagtaagggtcacctttataagcggtgacccacactttcctccagagatcagagctagtccccgCTGTAGGAACTTGTGtaataaaagagaattaaagaaaGAGTCAAGTGAACAGATCGAGTGTTAGAGTTTTAAATCTAACAATATGTAAAACCTTCACACTAAAGGACCTCAGGATTTCTATGACCAGCCTTCTCAAGTATTTCAATCCCTATTGATTCCTTGTTTGTCTCTTTGAAATCTTAAAACTGTAGACTTTCCGGGTTCGGAGAATGTGGCTATAGGAAAAACACAATCGTGGTGCTTTCAGTCCACGTATTCAATCGATTTCTTGTAGCTGTATAGTAAAGTTGCGATTTTGGGTCAATGATAATCTCATTTGTATTTTAAGGAAGATAAAAGATATTCttttaaagtataaaataatACATTAACAAGAGCAGACGACTGCGCTCGACTACGACTACGCTGCACAAGCTAAGATTCATATATAAATATGAAAGGAAAACCTCTGTGTCAACATCTGAAGTGTCTTCTCGGAGTACCTTAGACGTGGGTATAATGGATTTTGAGAACGGTTTACTTGCGGCAAAGCAGATAGTGAAACTGTGCCCTGAGAAGGGCTTTGAATGGCGACAGACCTCATTTCTGTGTTTTCAAATATAGAACTATTTCTTCGCGATCTTCTTTACACATTAAGGAAAACTTCTCGATTTCTTCTTTGATACTGAATACAAGATTGTAGCAAGCATGCCcgaaaattaattatttttttttatattttatgcTATTCTGATATACTTTTCTACatgtttcgtttaataaataggcgttgcctcatgttgacagatttattcgatgacaagaatcgtgattgacattaattcaatagattgatttaaaagcgttagattatgacgttttaagtcagtttttcagcagaatcgaagtgagaaagaagttattttgttatcgtttttctgtctctaaatccgcttacctggagaatctgctaacccctaaagtgagactgttgtaacgacccgccacagaagtaagtttatatcgaagttttttaatttagttacaagataaagtcttgatttgcgtttgttctaattgcgaattataaatgtatttcttttagatcgaataattattaaagcttggcttaatattatacggtttgtggtggtcatttgatctaaccagttccgaGTACATTTACATATCCGCTCGCTTGCACGGCCTCTACAATGCCTTCTTTTCTGCTTTTTACTCCAAACaactaaataaaatgatttatttgtaCTTGTACGTCTTTGGCAGGAACAACAGCAATCCATCGTTCCATGAAAAAACAGCTTCCCGCCATTGCAGCATGCAGCGGCTTTGGATGGATGTTTTCCACGCATCGATAGGCAGTTTACGATTGAAAACTTTcaggcaaaaaagaaaaaaaaaaaacaatagttaAAACATCGATCGATCCCTTCTGAAAATCACACTTTCTGTGTGGAGTCCATCGTTTTTCCATCAATCAAtccaaaaattgaattaattcatTCTCTCTGAGGTCATTCTTTAgcgaccataccgctgacaagaAGCCAAGATGACCCTGGGTTGAACTATCCCATGAAAAGGTCCTTGAAGTTATCAGACAATAGAACCGTTGTCCTCAAACGAATCAAACCACAACAACAGtctaactttgataaaaaaCAGAACTTTTCCACAAACTTTGCGAGAATATcacacaattttaaaactactCAAACCGTTTCTTGAGTCGTCGCCATCAAGGTCGTAATTTACATCTTTGATTAGCGAGCTTCGTGCACGCCTTTTTTCTCTCTgatgtatttttccttttaatttttaacaagcACAGCGTGTACCAACTTGATGTGACAGCTTTGAAAGGAAACCAGAGGTCCGCCTACAGCCACAATGGTACGCGTTAGTCGAGAATGGCAATCGTTTTGGAAGTTGCTTAACGGGAATGGGATGGAATACATCGCGTAAACAATCCATGTCTGCGACACGATGACACATCTATGCTTTTGAAATGATACCGGTTGCTACATTGTGCACAATGGAAGAGTCGAGAGCTAGGTAAGTACGTGTCTAAATTCAGCTGTACAAGTTCACAGTTCAACTTATGTTACAAGTAAGCTAGTGCCACGTAGCCCTATTACAATATCATACATGCCTAGCAAAGGTTTTGATTACCCTCCAGTAGCCAGAAGGGTTTTGAGTGGAATTACGCGAAACAATTCCATGTTTGAATTAATTTGGCCACAGTGTTGCAGTTACTGTAACATCAGACTCTGACGATGACAGCCTGATGAAGTCTGTCTTGGCAACCTCAGAAAATAACGCCACAAAGTCAATTGCGGCACACCAGGAAAGAGGTAGAATGCAGGTTTGATGGTTTGTAAACAGCAACAATTCAACAAATCCTTATCCCGAATACAATGAAATCCCATGATATCAAACAACCCACAAATTTCTAGTAATAGTTAACTGCGAAGTTGACGCCTTATTAATTGCTAGTACAGTCATACTGGAAGCAAGAGAGAGGAAAGGATCGAAAAAGTAATGAGTCATGATAATAAAATTAGGGTAAATTATGGAGCTGAAGAATATAATGTGAACAGTAAAAGATGTAAAGCCTGTGCCAGGTTTGTGCTATACATTTTATGTTACTATTATTAACCTATTTCCAGAATAAAATTTGCATCTGTATAGCAGATACATAATTAAAAGTTCAAGTTTTGAGTGGGACATGAATTCATAGTTGTTAATTACTTCCTTGTTACCGGTAATGTTTACATTCTCTTCATTTCAGATGATAGTCAATTCAGTGAACTTTTTCGATGCTTCCAAGAGGTGCTTGAGCAAAGAGATGTCCAGCCCCTATTTGTGAATGTCATCTTCGAAGAGGTATGTGTTGATGACCTGTTATATTTCGCTTGTCAGCCACCCACAATTATATCAAAATTTGACAGCCACAATTATTGTTCTCATATCACGTGCTTccttaaaatttactttttgatATTCACAAAAATTGCTTAATTGCATATATCAATACATTGTTCTTTCTTggatgtttgtttggaaatgTAGATGCCATCAAGTGGCAAGAGCCAAGAAAGTTTTGGGCTTGGCCCTATTTTACACTGGGAACAATGACGAACACATGGCAAGGTAAATTGCTTAATTACAACATTTAAGTTCTTAAGTGCTTCCAAACCTAGAAATATTTACCTTAAAACTCTTCAACTGATGAAGACTGTGATGCTTAAGACACTTGATATCATGTTTTGAAGCAAATCTATCTGTTAAGAAACCAATGCTCCattgttttaataaattgaaatcctttttttcccctttggTTTCACCTTAAATAGGTTGTTAAAGTGCTTGGCACAATTTAAGTCCATCTACTTGTGGATTGACAATGCTAAAAGCCAAACTGGAAGACAAGGTAGTGATATTGTTGATTAAAATATATACCAGTACATAATAGAATAATAATATATGCACAGGTTGTGAGAATTGgatttaaaagaatttaatagGTTTACAACCATGAAATTAACATTTATGGGTAAAACCAATGTTGTTAATGTTGATGTCTAGAACCTGGCACTCTAATCAGATAATTAAGACTCCAGAGCAATGTTCCTTTCATCATAGCACCACcaaaatttgtaacaaatagcTACCCCAAATCAAAACATAACattcaaattcattaaaatacttgaatattttccttttgcagTAAAGACCACATTTGGAAGAAAAGCTCCAGTTAGTGAGTTGATGATCCTAACCCCAAAACCAAATGACCCCTGTCTTAATGTTTGCTTTTCAGGTAAGTTTAAAGATTTTGCCAAtcaattaaaattatcaaaccctcttaaataaaacaaagaatgtatTTCTGAAGGCTATTGTGGAGTCGGAATCTGTATATTTTCCTTCCTGATGTGCATAATAGCAAAAATAGCTCAAAGACTTATCTACTCTGTGGAGTCAATTGGTTGAGGAGATGCATataaatttaaactaaaattgTAACCTATGAAAAATTGCTGCCTTAAAAATCTGTCTCCTTAAATTGTCCTAATAGTTCTaaacaatgttttgtttacatCTTGAATTAATATTGAACTGGTTACCAAGCTTTTAAGCTAGTTTTACAATCAGCATCAGACATTTTGTTACACCTAGGAGAATCCCTGAAAGAGGTATCTGATGAACAACTGGAACATGCAATTCGTTGCTTATGTGAACTTTTACCATCCACCTCTAGAAAGGATTGGTGAGTACTTTAGAATAtctaatttttcagtttgttataAATGTTTTGGATGCAGAGATAAGTCACGAGCCAGAAATATCAACAAAAGGACAAATTTCATGTACAATTACTGCCTTTTCATGTATCATAAACAACACCCAAAAATGTTGTCATCTTTCAGCAAAAAGGTGGGCGATAACATAACACAACAAAATCTAAAGCAAATATCACGTTTCTTGATAAAACAATAGCATCAAAATgcataaatataataatataataattttatttttccacagaattaattttagctaaaacatctgaaaattttcttgtgtcaaATTGGATCAAAACATTTCTCAGAGTTGACTCCACTCATGGTATTCAACTATTGATAAATGTCTAAGAATATTCtataaacatttcatttaactagTCAAGTAGCACAAGGGTCAGGGACAATTGCCTTAGGGAAAGAAGGAGCAGAAGATTCCCCTACtttagagaaaatgaaaagggTAAGTAAATTCCTTAAACTacaaattaaaccaaaataattattgttgctGGATACCTTTTTTCAAAGTAACAAATAATTTAAACCCCCAATGTGCAAAAACATGTTCTATGAGTTTAATTTGCTGCCATAACTGGTGAAAATTTGACATAACCATGGTGGAAAAGGAGTTGAGTAGTTTAAGTGTTGTGATTTAACTTTCTGcgaaaaagaaatgcaaattaatttcatgGTCAATTATTGTTCAAACAGCCCTCTCTCCTCTCAGTGTTGATGTCTCTTTTTCATGTGGTCATAAATTATTGTTGCCAACATCAACAAAGGGGGAATTATACTTGAACAATTGCAACCAAATTGAGGATGAtcttcaaataacaaatttacatTGTGGTAAGCTGTCTCTGCTGCATGCTTTGGGTATTTGACTTTTCTCAATATatcaaagaactgaaaaataaccAATACTTTGATATCAGGTAAAAGCCATGAGACAGAAATGTCTCACCCAAGAACCTGCTGGAGATTGTTTCCTCATAGAGGTTCTCCTTGAAGATAGCagggaaataaaaataaatttttcacaaaaaggaACATATCAAGTGAGTTCTCTGAAACAGTTGACTGCTAACTCATTACAAATAAAATAGCTTAAAGTACAATaaggcatatatatatatatatataaaatgcCTACACTCTATACAATGTCACACATGGCCTTTAATAATGGAGCATCAACATGCTTACATTCTTTCTCATCAATTGATTTACAGGAGGTGTATGACTGGGTTGGGCAAGAGACTTCCCAACAAAAATCTCCTCCAATCAGAAAAACTGTGCCTGATAACTAGGGTAAGTAACATGTAAAAGGATCTTGAAAGAGCCACTTAgtaacaattaaattaaaaaaactggtTTATGTCTATGTTgtttcacagaaacaagatgAAGCAACTGAAATATTTGGAAAAGATGATGAGGTGAGAAAAATCACATGGATCCTTTccttccttattttttttttccattgatcATATTAATTTTGTAACAGTTGTAGTTAACATTCAAACTCTGGTTGATTACAGGTGTCTTTCTATGGGAATTTTGATCCCGATCAATCCCTTGATTCCACCATTCCTGGAAAgtggaaaattttcttcacaGAAGTTTCTATTAATACATTCCTCAAACAAAAGAGGGATCCCTCAATGCCACTGTTTCTGGTACGTAAAACATTCCTTTCATAGAAGAGGAAAAATTCCATGCAGATAGTACAAACAGCAATCACAAGGTAAAATTGCATGTGATAAATGACCCTTGAAAGTCCCCATTCACTTTCCAACATGATGGCCAATTATgccatggaaaaaaattaagctgtAAACCTAGGTACTTGTTTCTGCACTTCTAAATATAGCAAACttgaaataaagtaacaagAAACTCCCtataaagttattttttctagacTCATATGCTTAAAGGAAATTTGCCTGTGAACtgcaacattaaaaaaatcaaggcctttttctttacctttaaagATGACAAGGACAAGGGAGAGCACAGAGATAAGGTTGAGGAGAACAAGACTTTAAGTGAGGGTACGATTTGATAAACGCAATTTATTAAGTGTCATGGCTAGTGAATTTCTTCAGCTTTCTAATTTGCTCAAAGCATTCCAAAATGGGAAATTCCACTCCCAGATGACCAATAGCAAAACCCTATAAACAACTCACCACAACAATTTCTTCTTACTATACCCACAGAactagaaaagaagaaaaagaagaagacacggaagagaagaaagaagaaaaatattgcatCTCTGCAAGAAGGCAACAAAGAAACTAGTGAAAGAGTAGAAGTTGTAAATGAGAGCAACAATTAGCCTTTAGTGACTGTGCAGTGCCTTGTACTTAGccttaagttttcttttcattcctgtcataaagttttctttgtaaatatgatgagaataaatgatATCAAGTTTTCCAACATGTATTAGTTGTTTGGTGTATTTGACAACATTTTCCAGAGGCAAAGAGATCATTGAGCTATAATAAATATGCTACagataataacaattttttttttggtcatcaTGGTCATCAACCAAATATATTCCCCTCATTGTCTGTTTCTTAAAAACTCtaacaaaatcattttataaaTCAAAGCTCTCTttctaaaactatcctttttTTCTGCGTCGTGATAGAAAGATTGGTGATCCAAGACCAACCGAAGCAATCTCATCTCTGTAATAATctgaaaaattttctgaaacattaacatgtaagaacatttttttgtagcGAAGTTAGATTTCTCATTTTagtttgtatttattttgattatatcCCTGAGATAAAAGATGGTTTACGAGGAAAAActcattttaagaaagaaattatcattcatgtattaaagttcacacggcaaccaggtggacaatcagacatagtttgaagctacactggtttccagatttaatgaatgtaaccgaagaagttacaattcatagacccaacgtttcgacactcctgtctagtgccttcatcaggggtgatctaaacgctgcaacaagaggtccttttatatgatcactaattagcggccttttttctgacgaggtgtaaataggcgtcaggaagcagaccgccatcgtcacgatttaaaggagcgtgggcggagttaatgtgctATAATCGAGGAGGTCGAGGAGTTTTGCatttcgaaagaactgcagacgtttaccaaacagagagagaaacatgacagaaaactccgtcacttgctcagtaagaggtctcctgttaattcaggctcatctctgaaagataaatgggtcatgaacctttcctccaaggaattatccgcgctggaacggagtggtttagagaagggtctaaagtttgctattgctcctcgcaaaataccgaccgccgaaattgtcgccgctgttgaggagagtatctctcaactcgacgacgatcgtaggcatttggtaagagcagaagtaagtagcgtactcaggcgtgctaaacctcctcctaaaaacattcaaaaggatgttttcaatgcgcttataactctcaaaaaggatccggacaggctcgtattatctgcggacaagggtaattgtgttgtggttatggacaaacagcaatatcacgacaaagctttgtctctgctcaatgacaagagtacgtatgctgtcttaaactctaatcctaccagtaaaactcaaagaaagttaaacaaaatgttgcttgatttgaaaaaagctggcagaattagtgactctacgtacaaaatgttatacagtagtgacggcttatgtccacgtttttatggcttacctaaaattcataaaccgggaattcctttgagaccaattgtctcttttgttaattctccgacttctgcaatttctggttatcttgcgagaattttgtcgcctgttgttgggaatactgattacactgtcaaaaattcctgcgaatttacggatttcataagagataaaactcttgacgcttgtgaagaattagtatctttcgacgttgtttcgctcttcactaaaatcccagttgatcttgccgttaaggttgcggaggaaagactcagagaagatgcttccctaggacaaagaacttctttgcctgtggaggatattattcatctgctgtctttttgcctcaaaaccacgcaatttacatataacggcacatactatcaacaagtttttggtacagctatgggttcgcctgtttctgctgtcattgctaacatggtaatggaagacgtggaacaaagggccttagccacttcaccggttaaaccctttttctggaaacgatatgtcgatgatgttatttctgcggtatccggaaatgaagcggagcgcctcttgtcgcatttgaattcagtagagccgtcgatccaattcacccttgaacgtgaaaaggatagacatttgccctttcttgatttaaatgtgtctagagaggttcagggtaatttagagacaagtgtctaccgtaaacccacccacaccgacaaatacctcgctttcgattctcaccgtcctatttgccataaaaagtctgtagccaaaactttacttgggagggctgattgtctaccatcatcactcgattcgaaggctgaggagaggaaatatgtttccaatgtcctaaaggcaaatggctatacaaaaacttttctccgtaactgccaaaaaccagttacaaatagtaacgctcttgatgaaagggaaccagcgactggttttgctgttattccttacatacagggtgttactgaacccatcaagagaattttgaatagccacaacgttaaagttgctcaaaaaccttttcagactttggggcatattttcgccaaacctaaggatcctgtcacgaaagaacaacgaaccgacgccatttattctattccttgcaatgactgtgataacgaatacatcggacagaccaaacgccagtttggtacacggttaaaagagcaccaaaaagcggtttttctttgcaaaaaggaaaattcagctttatcggagcatacttgcctaaccaaccatacaattgggtgggataattctaaaattatcactactaatcggcgttaccaccagcgcctttgtttggaggcttggcacattaactccgcccacgctcctttaaatcgtgacgatggcggtctgcttcctgacgcctatttacacctcgtcagaaaaaaggccgctaattagtgatcatataaaaggacctcttgttgcagcgtttagatcacccctgatgaaggcactagacaggagtgtcgaaacgttgggtctatgaattgtaacttcttcggttacattcattaaatctggaaaccagtgtagcttcaaactatgtctatcATTCATGTCTTTAAGATCGAATATCCTATGAATACggtcttcattaaaaaaaaaaaaaaaaactaaaacagcaCAGTATGATAAAATATTCCTTGCATTATGACACATGAAGTTTCAGGAACATTTGacctttatttttcaaaatttatatatttgagATGGTTATAATTTCTGCCATCCCTCGTTGTGGAGGAATGAAGTAACTTTAGTATTG is a window encoding:
- the LOC131794448 gene encoding uncharacterized protein isoform X2, with translation MSSSKRCHQVARAKKVLGLALFYTGNNDEHMARLLKCLAQFKSIYLWIDNAKSQTGRQVKTTFGRKAPVSELMILTPKPNDPCLNVCFSGESLKEVSDEQLEHAIRCLCELLPSTSRKDCQVAQGSGTIALGKEGAEDSPTLEKMKREVYDWVGQETSQQKSPPIRKTVPDN
- the LOC131794448 gene encoding uncharacterized protein isoform X1; this translates as MSSSKRCHQVARAKKVLGLALFYTGNNDEHMARLLKCLAQFKSIYLWIDNAKSQTGRQVKTTFGRKAPVSELMILTPKPNDPCLNVCFSGESLKEVSDEQLEHAIRCLCELLPSTSRKDCQVAQGSGTIALGKEGAEDSPTLEKMKRVKAMRQKCLTQEPAGDCFLIEVLLEDSREIKINFSQKGTYQEVYDWVGQETSQQKSPPIRKTVPDN